Within Sorangiineae bacterium MSr11367, the genomic segment CAGAACGGGTGACACGCACGTAAAACGTGCATCCGCAAGCAGATTTTGTTCGACATTCTAGACGATGAGATCCATCATCCTGAAGCCGAGGTGGGTCTCACGACTGCGAAGGTCCGTTGGGCAACCACGCTCGCTCGTGCGAATCCCGCAAAAAACTCGAGTCGCCGCATAGTTCGAGCGGGCGACTCGTCTTACGGAGGGAGCTTGCGTTACAATGAACAACTTGTCCACAGTTGCGGATACACCCCGCATCGACAAGGTCGAAATTCAACAGGATGCCGCACACCAAGACGGTATGGCCGTCGCGCCGATACTAGAGGAGCGGCATCGTCAATCGGATAACGCGCCGGTCCCTCTCGAGGAGATGGCGGCGCACCTCGTCGACCGGTTCGCGAAGGTCGCCATCGACAACATTCGCGTGCGCTACGAGTTGGGGCAGCTCGTGGCCAACGCGCGTTACGATAGAAGATCTGCAAAGGGCGTGACTCCACTCGATCGTCTGTCGAACGCCATGGATGTGCACTCGACTGCACTCCGGCGCTGTGCACGTGTTTGCACGATATTCACACGCGACGAGCTCGAGGACATGTTACGCCTGCGGCGGCCCAATGGGCTGCCCGTTACTTGGTCCCATCTCGAATTGGTTTCCGAGATTACCAGCCGGCACACGCGATGGCACCTCGTGCAGCGCGCGGTCAACGAAGGACTCTCCGTACGCAGCCTTGCCGCGCTCATTCGAGACACGCGCCGATCCCGAAAGAGCAAGGCGTCTACAGACAGTCTCTAAATTAACTTATCTCCGCACTTCCGCTCATTGACAGAGCCCCCGTCGACATTAATGTTTCCGTTCATCGCACGAGGAAACTGCAATCGTGCCCTGGTCATCTTGGACCACTGATTTCCAGAAGCCCTCGACACGGCACGGTCACGCAGAAGACATTGGCACTTTCGGACTCCCGAAGTGCGTAACACGGCCACTGAATAGAACTTAGCCCGATCGGGGAACCGCCGACGCTTTCTCGAAAGCGAACGAGCAGGGTCGTTCTCATGCATTCATGGCGGCCGTAATTCGAATAAGCGCCAAAACGACGTGGCGCAGCGGGGCGTTCATCCATTCGAACGCCGCGACAGTGGCGATTTTCGCAAAACGACCGCAAGAACCCATAAATCGATGGTCCTGCACAAATTGACGTTGCTGCCGCAGAACGTGGACATTCTACTGCCGTCCGGTTCACCGTTGACGGATATCGAATACGAGTCGCCGGAGCGACTCATTCCTTTCGGCTGCCGCTCGGGGGCCTGTGGTGCTTGCATCGTCGAAGTACTGGAAGGCCTCGAAGTATTGGGAGACGCGGGGGACGAGGAGCTCGATTTTTTACAAGATTTGGGTCGCGCAGATGGCAAACACCGCTTGGCATGTCAATGCCGTCTACTTGGTCCAGCGACCGTCCGCGTCGATTGAGCGCGACGCACAACGCGCTCACGTCGGCCGGAGCAGTGCACCGAACAGTATGACCGTTCATTCTCATTCAAGACATTGAACTCACGGAGTGTATCCATGAACAATCGTGTAACCAACGCTGGCTTCGGAAATCGCACGCCGTTTCTGAACGCAGCGGCCTCGCTGAAGCTGCGCGCCGAGGTGGACCAACAGATCGATCGCCAGATCGACGAGTGGTACCAGAGCGTTCCCGCCGCCGCACATCTCGAGGGCAAGAACGTCAATTCCGAGTACTACAAGCGCCACCTCGTCGAGACCGCGTGGCGCATTCGCCTCCTGCGCGTGTCCGAGTCGAAGGCGCTCGGCGAGATCGCGAAGCGCAGCCCCGAAGCCGCGCAGATCTGGGCGAACTACGAGCGCGAGGAGATGCTGCACGACGAATTGTTCATCACCGACCTGCAACAGGCCGGCGTATCGCGTGAACAGTTCCTGGCAACCGAGCCTTACCTCTCGACCAAGCTGCTCACCGGTTTCTTCTCGTATCTCCTCGACCACGAGGGCCCGCTCGGGGTCGTTGCCTATTCGTATTTGGTCGAGTACGTCAACGTCAAACTCGAGCCACGAAAGCTCACGGCGCTGAAAGAGTCGGTTGGCGAGAAGAACATCGCCGGGCAGATCAACCACTCCCATACCGACATCAACGACGACCACCCCGGCGAGGTCTGGGCTGCCCTTCGCTTCCTGATCCGCGACGACCAAGACGTCCAGGCGACCAAGAAGTACCTGCAGGAGCACCAGACGATCCTCGCGATGTATTTCAAGGAGCTCTACGAGGCAACGCTCGCGAACTCCGAAAAGAAAGCAGCCTAAGGTCGAGGAAATGGCAATGAACGTCGAAGGTGGAGTTTTAGTACTCAGTCACGTCGGGTTTTCCTTCGTCGAGGATCTCATCGAGGCCCTTCGCGTACGTCAACTCAAAGTCTTCCTGCTGTCGTCATTGCCCGTTCCGGAGCATCAACCGAAAAGGTTGCAGGATCTTCGCGAGAAGGTGGACGTCCTTCACTCGACCGAATCGCACGTGCTGACTCGCGAAGATCTCGAATCATGCATGGCCAGCCTGCAGCAGGGTGGCGAACGCGTTCTCTGCTGCATCACGGTCTGGGAAGGCTATCGCCACCTGATGGCGCTCGCCAACTCGCACCTCGGTGTCCCCGACCTGGACGAGTCGCTGATTCATGCACTGCGCAACAAGCTCGCACTGCGCAATCGTCTCGCCGACGCGAGCTTGACGTCCATACGAGCAACGGCGCTCACCCGGGAATCCCTGGAGACCCTCAAGCAGAGTGAGCGCCGTTACTTCATCAAACCCGTGAGCGGCATCGCCTCCTATGGGGCGTTTTCCCTGCGACCGCAGACGCAATGGTCGGAGCTCGAGCAGATCGCGAAGCACGCCGAGCTCGACACGGTCTACGCATCGGCCTTCGGCGAGGGGC encodes:
- a CDS encoding 2Fe-2S iron-sulfur cluster-binding protein, whose product is MAQRGVHPFERRDSGDFRKTTARTHKSMVLHKLTLLPQNVDILLPSGSPLTDIEYESPERLIPFGCRSGACGACIVEVLEGLEVLGDAGDEELDFLQDLGRADGKHRLACQCRLLGPATVRVD